GACCTCCCCCGCGAGCGCGCCCTCGATCGTCCCGAGGATGTGAGCGAGGAGAACCCGCTCGTCGCGGTCGTAGGGCGGATAGACCACCCAATCGGAGCTTCCGGCGGCGAGAACCGTACCACCCGTCTCGGGAACCGCCGAGAGCAGCCGTCGGCCCGTGCGATGTGATCCCTCCCGGTCCATGTCGCGGTGGTAGGCGTCGACGACCCGGTCGTCCAGCGGATGGGACGGCTCGAAGAACGTCCCGCCGTCGAAGGTGATCGGGAAGTACGCGAGCCCGCCGGGTACGAGTGCGTCGAACAGCGTCGGGAGCGCCTCGTCAAGTCCGACCAGATCGAGAAACGCCTGTGCGACCAGCAGGTCGTACTCGTCCTCCCCCAGCGTCTCGAAGGCGTCGCCCGCGACGAGCGAGACCGCGGTCGGTCCCCGTTGGAGCCGGCCGTCCCGCTCTGCGAACCCCGCCTCGTGGAGGGTTTCGCGGGCGGCGGCGACGTTCTCGGGTCGCTCGTCGATCGCGGTGTACTCGACGGTCTCGGGTAGCACCTCCCACTCGAGCAGCCGGACGATCCCGGTGCCGACGCCCGCGCCGACCTCGACGACATCGAGGGAGCCGTCGGGGATCTCCTCGCGGAGTTCGCGGAGCACGCGGCGATTCAGCGCGCGGCCGTCGATGGCCCGTTTCGCCCGGAGGTACTCCTGAAAGTCGCTCATGGGTAGGTCAACACCGCTCCGATCGCGTCCTCGGGGTGCTCGGACAGCAGCCGGTAGGCTTCGGGGGCGTCCTCGAGGGCGAAGCGGTGGGTGAGCAGCGCCCCGGCGTCGATTCCCGCGAGGCGGTCCCACGCGAGCGCGAGCCGTCTCGACTTGTCCCAGCGTCCCCGCAGATCGGGGGCGATCGTGCTGACCTGCGTGCTCTCGATCGAGATCCGGCTCCGGTGGAATCGCCCGCCGAGATCGAGGGTCACGGGTTTGTTCCCGTACCACGAGCCGACGAGCACGCGCCCGGCGTAGCCCGTCGCCCCGATCGCGGCGTCGAGCGCGTCGGGGTTGCCCGAGAGTTCGATCGAGAGGTCTGCCCCCTCACAGTGTGCCGAGGAGAGGGCCCCGCGGAGATCGGCCTCGGGCGCGAGCGCCTCGTCGGCGCCGAGGTCGCGAGCCCGCTCCCGGCGGAGGGGATGGCGATCGACCGTGTAGAGCGCGTCCAGCGGATAGGCTGCAAGCATCGCCGTCGTGAGCAGTCCCAGCACGCCCTGTCCGAGGACGAGCGCGCGCTCGCCGACGACCGGCGCGGCGTCCATGGCGACGTTCATCGCGGCCTCGACGTTCGGTAGCAGGGTCGCCGCCTCAGAGGGGAGCCCGTCGGGGACGCACTGGAGCTCTCCGGGCGGGACACAGAAGTGACTCGCGTGGGGATGGAAGGCAAAGACCCGCCGGTCGAGCCACTCGTCGTCGACGTCCTCGCCCGTCTCGATCACCCGGCCGACGGCGGCATAGCCATAGGAGATCGGGTAGCTCAGATCGCCCGACAGCGACGGAATCGTCTCGTCCGCCGGGAGGTCGGGAGCCTCACCACGATAGAGCAGCAGTTCCGTCCCGGGGCTGATTCCCGAGCGTTCGGTCTCGACGAGCACCTCGTTCGAGCCGGGGTCGGGGACCGGAAACTCCTCGATGCGGACCGCCTCCGGCGCGCGAAACGACACCCGACGGGCGGTCATCGTCGACCCTCGCGGGCGGCGACGGGCGACGGTGGGCGAACGCGTGACACGCACTCGAATAGGACCGACGTCG
The DNA window shown above is from Halalkalicoccus jeotgali B3 and carries:
- a CDS encoding zinc-binding dehydrogenase — encoded protein: MTARRVSFRAPEAVRIEEFPVPDPGSNEVLVETERSGISPGTELLLYRGEAPDLPADETIPSLSGDLSYPISYGYAAVGRVIETGEDVDDEWLDRRVFAFHPHASHFCVPPGELQCVPDGLPSEAATLLPNVEAAMNVAMDAAPVVGERALVLGQGVLGLLTTAMLAAYPLDALYTVDRHPLRRERARDLGADEALAPEADLRGALSSAHCEGADLSIELSGNPDALDAAIGATGYAGRVLVGSWYGNKPVTLDLGGRFHRSRISIESTQVSTIAPDLRGRWDKSRRLALAWDRLAGIDAGALLTHRFALEDAPEAYRLLSEHPEDAIGAVLTYP